CAAACCTAAAGAGCCGACATTGGTTATTCCCTGGAGCTTGCCGTCCATTCCATCCACCTTGAAGGTAGCCTCAGATTTGTGCTCATAAGCCAATAGGGCCTTCAGGTGTTCGTTGATCTTGATCTCGGTGCCAAGGACTAAGGCGGCCTCACCTTTGGCATTACCGCTTTCATCGATCCCCACTCCCACTTGACCACTTCCGGCATCGGTAGTGACAGTGGCACCCGCATTGGCATCGACATTACCCTCTTCATCAACCGTCACGCCAACCTTGCCGGTGGTAGAATCAGTAGTGACGGTAGCCTCACCCTTGGCATCGACGTTGCCCTCTTCATCAACCGTCACTCCAACTTTGCCCGTTGTAGAATCAGTAGTCACGGTGGCCTTAGGATCGGCCTTGCCGCCAAAGATAAAACTGCTTTCTTCGGTCTTCTCGCCCGTAGCCTTATTGGTAGTCACTTTATAACGCTCTCCGATTGAGCTGGAAAGCCATTTAAAGGGAGAAAGACTAAAAGAGACAGCCCCTTGATGACAACGTATCCCACTTGGCCCGGTAGCCAACCCATCTTCTGTCTCGGTGTATTGATAATTCAGGTTTGTCCCTATATCGCCGATGAGGAAGAGATTATTAAAGGTATAGTTCAGATCAATCGTGCCTACCTCTTCCCGCTTATCGGTATTCTCCCGATCGGCATCATAAACATCTCGCACCTCATATTTGGTGCTTATCCTGGGCCAGGCTGGCCACTCTCCACTCCAACCAACCGCCATAAGCCGATGCCTCAGCACCGGCGACCCATCTTCAGAAATAATCGGCTGCCAGAGGTCGTAAGAGGCAGAGAGCTTCTGATGGTCAGCCAAGGCATAATTAGCGCTGAACTTATAACTTTCCTTGTTTTTATCACTATCTAAGGAGGGACGATCCATAGGGGTAAAGTTTTCCTCTACCCGACGGTATGAACCGGACAGACTTACCCGATCAGCAATCTTAGAAGTGGCTTCCAACTTAAAGGCTGAATCGTCCCTGGCTTCTTCCATTTCACTACCTTCGCTTTGGGCAAATTCCGTGGAGATATTTAGTCCTTCCCCCATACTATATCCCAGATCCAGACCATAGACCTGATGTTTAAAGGTATCCGTCTTGACCTTTCGTCCACGCCAGGAGTTGGCGTCATCAAATTTGGTCAAATATGTGGCTCCAATGGTGACGTGGTCGTTAATTTGGGTGCTTCCCCGAAGTCCGCCAATGTATCTTCGGTAGCCTGTTTTGGAAGGAAGATACTGATAAGAGACCGTAATTAACTGAGGGTCTCCTTCCAGGGTCTCACTCCTTAACGGCATGAAGAAGACGATTTTGCCTTCCTCGTAATCAATAGAATAGTCGACGCCGCGCCTCTTAGTGTGGCTTTCGATAACCAGGTTTACAGTATCGAGTATATCCCTGACTTCGGTCTTGACTACTTCCGTCCCCCGAAGGATAGGGGCGTGAGGAAGATAATAAGGACCGCTGGTCCCATCGGCCGGAAGCTCGATATAGGCGGAGGCCCCTTTGGCCTGAGCCCCAATCGCCGTAAGGGTATGCCTGTCTCCTTCATTATATGCCTTGAGGCCAAAAAGGGATTGGTTATATAGGGAGAACTCTGTGCCCTTAAAACCAAGGGTCTGGTCTCCCAGAGAGAGGTAGGAATTCCGGTGGGCTAATTTCAAAAATAGCTCCAGGTTGGAATCGTCTTCAGGTTTGGCTAAAAGAGGGATGTCTGTATTCTCCTTTTCTCCCTGATATTGAGAGTTATATCTGACGCTGCCCGTAAGTTTATAGTCATGCCAGACAAAAGCGGTTCCATTAGTAGCTAAGTTAAACTTAAAGTCCTGAGAGTAATTAGGGCTTAACTGTGGATTTCCGTGGCGGACACTGTCTTCATCTCCGCTGATATTTGTGTTCCTTCCTTGCCAGGCCCCGAATCCGTTGATCATTAGATCGGTGCCTGAATCGGGATTAACGTAGCGGAAGGCCTCGGCTGAGCCAAAAGAAATTAAGATAATAATGAGAGCTAAGGCAAATGAATTTAGGTGAGAGAGCTTGGTCCGGTTCATCTTAGAACTTCCTCTCCTCCAAAAACCAGTGATCTATCTCATCCTTCCTGAACCTCCAGCTTGATCCTATCCGGTGGGCCGGTATCTGCCTTTCTTTACACATCCGATAGATACTTGTTTCATGGAGCTTCAGATATTGGGCTAAATCTCTGACCGTCATAATTATTGTTTGATTGTGCTGCATCTTTATTACCCCCTTGATTTTTTCCTCAGGTGGATAGACTGAAGGTGGAAGGCCTTGGACAATCTTCAGCCTATTTACCTGAGCAGTCTCTTCTTTATCTACTATTAGTATAACATATAGATTTTTTTTTGTCAATATTTGTTAAAATATTTTTTTGCTATAAATTTATATCATTAATTTTCAATATTTATTATTCTTACCTTACTGATTACTAACCTCCCCCGAAATATTGCGACCTGTATGATTAGAAATTATCAACAATGGCAAGGGAGGAGGTTAAAGTAGAGGGAAAATTTTGTCGATAATAATGGTAGCGAAATAAAAAAGGAGGGCTACCAGAGATGGGGAGTTATAAGATTGTAGTGAAGGTGGATATAGAGG
This bacterium DNA region includes the following protein-coding sequences:
- a CDS encoding helix-turn-helix domain-containing protein, which codes for MTKKNLYVILIVDKEETAQVNRLKIVQGLPPSVYPPEEKIKGVIKMQHNQTIIMTVRDLAQYLKLHETSIYRMCKERQIPAHRIGSSWRFRKDEIDHWFLEERKF